In a single window of the Lynx canadensis isolate LIC74 chromosome E2, mLynCan4.pri.v2, whole genome shotgun sequence genome:
- the IRF8 gene encoding interferon regulatory factor 8 isoform X2 — protein sequence MATPSCVSDITEMECTRSEIDELIKEPSVDDYMGVVKRSPSPPEACRGQLLSDWWIQQPSAGLPLVTGYSAYDPHHSAFSQMVISFYYGGKLVGRTTTTRPEGCRLSLSPPGPPGAGLLGPEGLELVCFPPADAIPSERQRQVTRKLFGHLERGVLLHSSRQGVLVRRRCQGRVFCSGNAVPRRDRPNKLERDEVVQVFDTSQFFRELQQFYNNQSRLPDSRVVLCFGEEFPDMTPLRSKLILVQIEQLYVQQLVEEARKSCGSGSMVQPPEEPQPDQVFRMFPDICASHQRPFFRENQQITV from the exons ATGGCGACTCCCAGCTGCGTGAGCGACATCACGGAGATGGAGTGCACGCGCTCTGAGATCGACGAGCTCATCAAGGAG CCTTCCGTGGACGATTACATGGGGGTAGTCAAAAGGAGTCCTTCTCCGCCGGAGGCCTGCAGGGGCCAGCTGCTCTCAGACTGGTGGATCCAGCAGCCCAGCGCAG gCTTGCCGCTCGTGACGGGCTACAGTGCCTACGATCCGCACCACTCAG CCTTCTCCCAGATGGTCATCAGCTTCTACTACGGGGGCAAGCTGGTGGGCCGGACCACCACCACCCGCCCCGAGGGCTGCCGCCTGTCGCTGAGCCCCCCGGGCCCGCCCGGCGCCGGGCTGCTCGGGCCCGAGGGCCTGGAGCTGGTGTGCTTCCCGCCGGCCGACGCCATCCCCAGCGAGCGGCAGAGGCAGGTGACGCGGAAGCTGTTCGGGCACCTGGAGCGGGGCGTGCTCCTGCACAGCAGCCGGCAGGGCGTGCTCGTCAGGCGGCGGTGCCAGGGCCGCGTGTTCTGCAGCGGCAACGCCGTCCCGCGCAGGGACCGGCCCAACAAGCTGGAGCGGGACGAGGTGGTCCAGGTCTTCGACACCAGCCAGTTCTTCCGAG AGCTCCAGCAGTTCTACAACAACCAGAGCCGGCTTCCCGACAGCAGGGTGGTGCTGTGCTTTGGAGAAGAGTTTCCAGATATGACTCCCTTGCGATCCAAACTCATTCTCGTGCAG ATCGAGCAGCTCTACGTCCAGCAGCTGGTGGAGGAAGCCAGGAAGAGCTGCGGTTCCGGCTCCATGGTGCAGCCCCCCGAGGAGCCCCAGCCGGACCAGGTCTTCCGGATGTTTCCAGACATCTGTGCCTCCCACCAGAGACCTTTTTTCAGAGAAAACCAGCAGATCACGGTTTAA